A single region of the Rhodopirellula bahusiensis genome encodes:
- a CDS encoding phospholipase D-like domain-containing protein, whose translation MLDIKKHRLDYGAMLIPPPGYRLAKAVAATYTLDLNTLLSIPVALFFSQTLEGNFDAERVQLLEAIQRCPDVLRIYHQRGKIHVPRKHNRLYGLLEPCVVGILPDDAYTAFHPKVWVLRYEHDHEPTMYRVIVLSRNLTYDRSWDIAAHLDGEVTEERQSKNAPLVSFVKHLISYEGFDGDRKFVADLRKVQFKTPNGFNQNFFFHPVGVNGYENPITTQTGSRALCISPFVHDEAIHTLWENVSDELLLFGCREELRRLKPETLEDVRAFCISDLIVDGESVEQGEDGEGEQLEQNLHAKLYVYQGESSRNQWFLGSANATKAALERNIEFILELRGTGAAVQLDQLKDELLGKDEQGGIFQQYEPPDEPVDDTEIKKLEEKLRLLEFDLLKHLEINTAEVRPSENEANYDLHLVLDPGSRKWPGLSVRLSPFNSDGIGPEELSPGRISKLVFGNINESNLSRFLRFEIWQGSERLRAFLMKVEIDGIPESRVSRILKSIINSRDRFFEYLRFLLADDLNKDPVGADPGDDGGNTNSDGESVWDTSIPIFEQLLLAASRSPQRLQAIDEVLQQLRKEEGEESDSNVIPHEFLEFWAAFKQIVPQSSRRKR comes from the coding sequence ATGCTTGACATTAAAAAGCACCGACTGGATTACGGTGCGATGCTGATCCCGCCGCCCGGCTACCGTCTCGCCAAGGCCGTTGCAGCCACATACACACTGGACCTGAACACGCTGCTCTCGATTCCGGTTGCACTATTCTTTTCGCAAACGCTTGAAGGAAACTTCGATGCGGAGCGAGTACAACTTCTCGAAGCTATTCAGCGGTGTCCCGATGTGCTGCGGATCTACCATCAGCGAGGCAAGATCCACGTTCCCCGAAAGCACAATCGTCTCTACGGACTGCTTGAGCCTTGTGTGGTTGGAATTCTGCCTGATGACGCCTACACCGCCTTTCACCCGAAGGTCTGGGTGCTTCGTTACGAACACGATCACGAACCCACGATGTACCGGGTGATCGTTCTCAGTCGCAATTTGACTTACGACCGAAGCTGGGACATTGCTGCGCACCTCGATGGTGAAGTGACCGAAGAGCGACAAAGCAAGAATGCGCCTTTAGTTTCCTTCGTCAAGCATCTGATCTCCTACGAAGGGTTCGACGGTGACCGCAAGTTTGTCGCTGATCTGCGAAAGGTCCAGTTCAAGACGCCAAATGGATTCAATCAGAATTTCTTTTTTCATCCGGTTGGCGTCAATGGCTACGAGAACCCGATTACTACGCAAACCGGAAGTCGTGCCCTTTGCATTAGCCCATTCGTTCACGACGAAGCGATTCATACCCTTTGGGAGAACGTGTCCGACGAGTTGTTGCTTTTCGGATGCCGGGAAGAACTCAGACGACTCAAGCCAGAGACTCTGGAAGATGTCCGGGCGTTTTGCATTTCGGATTTGATCGTTGACGGAGAAAGTGTTGAGCAAGGGGAAGACGGCGAAGGCGAACAATTGGAGCAAAACCTCCATGCCAAGCTGTATGTGTATCAAGGAGAATCAAGCCGCAACCAGTGGTTCCTTGGCTCGGCGAACGCAACGAAAGCTGCTCTTGAACGAAACATCGAGTTCATTCTGGAGCTTCGTGGCACGGGCGCAGCGGTACAGCTTGATCAACTGAAAGACGAGTTGCTGGGCAAGGACGAGCAAGGCGGAATTTTCCAACAATACGAACCACCTGACGAGCCTGTTGACGACACCGAGATCAAGAAGCTCGAAGAGAAACTTCGGCTCTTGGAGTTTGATCTCCTGAAACATTTGGAAATCAACACCGCAGAAGTCAGGCCGTCCGAGAATGAGGCCAACTACGACCTTCATTTGGTCCTTGATCCGGGCTCTCGAAAGTGGCCGGGTCTATCGGTCAGACTATCTCCCTTCAACTCGGATGGGATTGGTCCCGAGGAACTGAGTCCCGGACGTATCAGCAAACTCGTCTTCGGAAACATTAACGAAAGTAATCTCAGTCGATTCCTGCGGTTTGAAATTTGGCAGGGCTCTGAACGATTGAGGGCCTTCTTGATGAAAGTTGAGATCGATGGGATTCCTGAAAGCCGAGTCAGCCGAATATTGAAGAGCATCATCAACAGTCGAGATCGCTTTTTCGAGTACCTGCGGTTTTTGTTGGCAGACGACCTGAACAAAGATCCGGTTGGCGCAGATCCCGGTGATGACGGGGGAAATACAAACAGCGACGGCGAGAGTGTCTGGGACACTTCCATCCCGATCTTTGAGCAACTGTTGCTGGCAGCGTCTCGTTCTCCTCAGCGTTTGCAGGCAATAGATGAAGTGCTTCAGCAGCTTCGTAAGGAGGAGGGAGAAGAGTCCGACAGCAACGTCATTCCGCATGAGTTCTTGGAGTTCTGGGCGGCGTTTAAGCAGATCGTTCCTCAGTCATCACGGAGGAAGCGATGA